A window of Miscanthus floridulus cultivar M001 chromosome 12, ASM1932011v1, whole genome shotgun sequence genomic DNA:
GCAAAATTTCAATCTTGTCTGCCATCATTTTGGTAACTTTTTTGGAAAAGATCAGCCAACTTGGAAGGCACGACACTTCTCTTTTCACTAGCATCTTCAAATTCATCAGaatgaaagtttttttttctgttttatgGATTTTTTTAATTAATGGAAGTCATTTTCATGAAGCATAAGTGCCCTACTCTAGTTGCATCATGGGAGACGCCTCATGCGGTTGCCCCTGTAGGACCACAAAAACTTTCATCTCACATAGTGGTTGCTTCTTGAAAAACTATTTTATTGGATAATCTCTATGATATGATGGTGCCAATTCGTTCATCATCTTGTAACTTCAATCATTAATACCTACGCTGGCACACTTAGAGATCTATAGACAATTAAATATAGTGAACAAGAAACTGAAGTGCTTCCTCCATTCTGTTTTATTTGACGTTTTGAGTATGAAAATATTTTTAACTAGAAAATAGCAATGCAGTTTTCATCTATTGTGGTGGCCAAATTTTAGAATGTTTCATGCGACAGATTCCATAGgatgcaaaatagaaaaaaaagaatgGAGTAATATTATGTAAGAAGAAAGTCTTTTCTTAACTTTTACATGACCCTCTTTTGGTTTTTACTTCAGGTATAGCACAAAGCTATATTTGGTATCCCTGTCATGAACCCACTTAGAGCAGAAACTTTTCTCCTTATAGCTTGGACTTATATTTGTGCCTGATCTAGTATTTGCGCACTTCCTTCCTTGGATAGTGCCTCCTTTTCGAATAGCACCTTTCAATAATTGTGAATCGGAAAAGGGATACCCTTTTTGTAAAATTGTTAGGTTCCTGGAAACTAAAGGCAATTCAATGCTTGATGATTGAGCACAAAATTTGATTTTAAAAAACATATAAAAAACAAAATATTTAAAATGAACGACATCCATTCTTAAACTGTCTTCTGAATAAACCAATTCACAAAACATGCCTGGTACAGGCCTGAAAATCCCAGACAACAAGAACTAACTTGAACCTTGGGAGAAGATTGGTATATGGTGTAGATGCATAAGTATACCTAAATTATTATTTTTCCGTTGACCATGAGCAGGTGACAGGTCTGCTTGTGAATACCCCATTTTGGCATGTTGCCCTTTACACACACAAGGAAAATTGTATTTGTGCAGTACATTTGGATTATTCAACACCCAAGTTTGCACTTCTTTTCAGTTGATCCAAACAATATATTCGCAGTATATACACTGAAATTCTCTGATCACTTTGTTATTGTGTATATTGACCAAAAGTTAATAGAAACCTGTTTAAATTTTAAATTGTTTAAAGTTTTTTTGCCATGTTTTTATAGAGTATGAGCCATCATTTTAATACTTGTTTCCAGGAGATTGTGATCATGTAAACCTTTTGGACAGGAGAACAAAATTACTGAAGCCATTGAGGATGTTGGTTTTGAAGCTAAATTGATTGATGAGGAGGTCAAGGAAAAGAACATTCTACTTTGCAGGCTACATATAAAAGGAATGGCCTGCAAGTATTGCACAAGCACAGTTGAATTTGCCTTGCAAGCTTCTCCTGGAGTTCAAAGAGCTTCAGTTGCATTGGCTACTGAAGAGGCTGAGATCCGTTATGATCGCAGGATTATTTCTGCTAGCCAGCTAATCCAAGCAGTGGAACAAACTGGCTTTGAAGCGATACTAGTGACCACAGGAGAAGACCAGAGCAGGATAGACCTCAAAATGGATGGTGTTCTCGACGAGAGGTTGATAATGATATTGAAAAGCTCTGTAGAGGCCCTTCCTGGTGTGGAAAACATTAAATTCAACTCTGAGCTACACAAGGTCACCATCTCATACAAGCCTGACCAGACAGGTCCCCGAGACCTCATTGAAGTCATCAAGTCAGCCACATTTGGTAATGTCAATGCATCAATATATCCGGAAGCAGATGGAAGGTACCAACATAGGTATGGGGAAATCAAACAATATAGGCAGTCTTTCATGTGGAGCTTAATATTCACCATTCCAGTTTTTCTCACCTCCATGGTGTTCATGTATATCCCTTGGCTGAAGGATGGGCTGGAAAAAAAAGTTATCAACATGATGAGCATCGGTGAACTATTTCGGTGGATTTTGTCAACACCGGTCCAATTTGTTATCGGTCGCAAATTTTATGCTGGTGCTTACAAGGCAATGTGCCGTGGCTCACCGAACATGGATGTCCTTATTGCTGTAGGAACAAACACGGCTTACTTCTACTCAGTTTACTCAGTTCTTCGAGCAGCTACCTCTGAGAATTACATGTCAACTGATTTTTTTGAGACTAGTTCCATGCTCATATCATTTATCCTTCTTGGAAAGTACCTTGAGATCTTGGCAAAAGGAAAAACCTCTGAGGCTATCGCCAAGCTGATGGATCTTGCACCGGAAACTGCAACACTTTTAATGTATGACCATGAAGGAAATGTGGTAGGAGAGAAGGAGATTGACAGCAAGCTAATTCAGAAAAACGATGTGATCAAAGTAGTCCCAGGTGGAAAAGTTGCTTCTGATGGATTTGTTATTTGGGGCCAGAGCCATGTGAATGAAAGCATGATTACTGGAGAATCGCGGCCAGTAGCAAAGAGAAAGGGTGACACTGTAATTGGAGGGACAGTGAATGAGAATGGCGTGCTCCATGTCCGGGCTACATTTGTGGGATCAGAGGGTGCCCTGGCACAGATTGTAAGGCTAGTTGAGTCAGCACAAATGGCAAAAGCTCCTGTCCAGAAGTTTGCTGATCATATATCTAGAGTCTTTGTTCCCCTGGTAAGGTCAATTGTATTGTATTTGATCCAATCTACAGTCTAATTTTATGGAAAAATGCTGAGCAATCAGCTCCATGCTTTCAGGTGATTCTTCTTTCAATGCTTACTTGGCTCGCATGGTTTGTCGCGGGGAGGCTCCATAGCTACCCTCACTCATGGATACCACAATCCATGGATAGCTTTCAGCTCGCTCTCCAGTTTGGGATATCAGTTATGGTGATCGCCTGTCCTTGCGCCCTTGGGCTGGCTACTCCAACTGCTGTGATGGTTGCAACTGGAGTTGGTGCTTCACATGGTGTTCTGATCAAGGGTGGGCAAGCTCTGGAGAGTGCACAGAAGGTATGGAATAATCTCATTTACTGTGAGGACGTGCAAGTTCAAAAAAAGGTCATTGAATTGTTCAGAAATGCTAAATTATCTCATGATACTTCATAGGTCGACTGCATCGTTTTTGACAAGACAGGGACGCTAACTATTGGGAAGCCTGTTGTTGTTGACACAAAGCTTCTTAAAAACATGGTCTTGCGTGAATTCTATAACTATGCTGCTGCAGCAGAAGTATGTTGTACAACTCTTATGTTTGTCATCATCTTTTTTTCGTTAGTATTTCCatattaaaaaaaatatagtCTATCCTTTTGAGATTCCATGGATTCTTATCTCGTTCAGGTCAACAGTGAGCACCCCCTGGCAAAAGCGATAGTGGAGCATGCCAAAAAGTTGCATCCAGAAGAAAATCACATTTGGCCTGAAGCTAGGGAATTCATTTCAGTAACTGGGCAAGGTGTCAAGGTGGAGGTTAGTGACAAGAGTGTCATTGTGGGCAACAAGAGCTTTATGTTGTCTTCTGGCATTGATATTCCCTTGGAAGCTTCGGAAATTCTTatggaagaagaggagaaggcaaGGACAGGGATTATTGTGGCGATCGACCAAGAAGTTGTGGGCATAATCTCTGTATCTGATCCGATAAAACCAAATGCCCATGAAGTGATATCATACCTCAAGTCCATGAATGTGGAGAGTATAATGGTGACTGGTGACAACTGGGGGACAGCTAATGCTATCGGCAAAGAGGTTGGCATTGAAAAGATTATTGCCGAAGCGAAACCAGAGCAGAAGGCTGAGAGGGTGAAGGAACTTCAGGTGAGCTACTGAGCTATTTCGCGTTTTGTTTTGTCACTTTCATAGTGCTTTTATCCAGTTATATAACTTCTAGTGACCCAAATTCTTGCAGTTGTCTGGAAGAACCGTGGCGATGGTTGGCGATGGAATCAACGACTCCCTAGCACTTGTCTCGGCTGACGTGGGGCTGGCAATCGGCGCAGGAACGGATGTTGCCATTGAAGCTGCCGACATTGTCCTCATGAAGAGCAACCTGGAGGATGTGATCACCGCCATCGATCTGTCCAGGAAAACCTTCTTCCGCATACGCATGAACTACGTCTGGGCGCTCGGGTACAACGTCATCGGCATACCGATTGCTGCCGGGGTGCTCTTCCCGTCCACTGGGTTTCGCTTGCCGCCGTGGGTTGCCGGTGCTGCGATGGCAGCTTCGTCCATCAGTGTCGTCTGCTGGTCCCTGCTGTTGAGGTACTACAAGGCTCCAAAGATCGTTGGCAGTTGATGACACAGCTGGAAGACGGGCATATCATTTGCCAAAAAAAGAACAAATTACTCTGTAGATATCACATACTCCTATAGTCCTATATCACTGGCACTGCTGCTGGAATGAGAAGGTTGGCTGCTAACAGTCGCTGAAAAAAAACCCTAAAAAATAATCGCTGAAACAAGCTGTATATATGCGTTACAAGTATACGGCGATGCTAAGTGAACTGGTGGTGTAACTACTTGTGATCTGCATCGTTGTATCGATCTATACCGTTTTTTTTTCTCCTGAAAAGAGGACTTATAGCACTGTACTGGTTATGATCTGAAACTGAGGGAAATGGTGGCTGAATATTTTCCCATTAATCTCACGTTACTAGCACGAGCGTGGCAGGGAAAAACTTTAATCACCAACAGGTTGACACGCTATGGCAGTATTGCTCCACCTGGAGAAATGTCCACGGAAGCCACTTGAACAAAGTTGCAGTAGGAGGGTTTTTGATGTGACATTGGGGATCATATTCGATGAAAAGCAGAGAAGCTGGTGCTTGGTGACGATAGATCCCACCGGCACGTTGTTTTTGGACAGTCGTTTTCCTCTGTGTGGCTAATGTTAGTTACCTAACCAAACCGTTAACACACACAACAATGTGACAAACGCACTTACAACGGAAAAGAAAATCATGGTAAGATGGCAATGCGCGCCGCTGAGTGGCTCCCAATGCCAGCAGTAAAAGTTgagtgattttttttaaaaaaaagaatccCCTCCACCGCCGATGATCCGATCATGACCTACGACCAACCGCGCGGTCCCTTCCATTCCATGACCCACACGACGCATCCGGTGCCCGATGGCATCAAAACAATTTGCTTTTCTGGTTGTTGCAGCGTCAACCTGAAATGAAGGCGCGGCCATGCATTCGTTGCTCTCGTACAGAATCACGGTGCTACCAATAAAacaccctctcttttttttttttttttttgcaaaaatgcTGTGCACAGGGTGTCTGTCCGGGCGTCTCTGTCGGGAGCCTTTTACatatgtgccattaaaaaagtttataATTACACATAAGCTATTAAAAAAGTTGACCTGTAAACTTCTTTATCTTACAAGCCATTCTGTTCTTGTTCTGTTTGTTTTTCGCCGTTTGTTAGCCTTTATAGGTGGGACCGGTCAGTGAAATTATCCATGTTGCCCTTGGGCGGTGGCCGTCCATTGCCTATCTGCCCCGCTTATTAGAGTATGGAACTACAGCATCGATACTAGTATAGAGACCGAGAGACGAGCGAAGAACTTCTTGCTCGCCTTCCTGCTCCTCctctgcggcggcggcgacgacggccaCCACCTCGCCCTCCTCGCGGCGTCCGCGACCGCCCGCTGCTCGTCCTCGCCCTCCCGCTCGCCTTCCTGCTCCTGTTCCTCCTCCtccacggcggcggcgatggccacCACCTCACCCTCCTCGCGGCGTTCGCGGGGCTCCGGCTCCGTCTAGTGGTTCATCGGGGACGACGACGACAAGCCGTAGAAGCGGGCGGACAAGGCCGCCACGCCGCACGGACGCATCGTGCGGGAGGGCGTCGAGTTCTACAACAATGGGGACTGCTATGAGGGCGAGTTCCACAAGCGCCGCTGCAACGGCGTGCGGCCGTTGGAGCACAGGCCGCGCCCGTCGGGCGGGGTGGGGGGCTGGGGCTCGAGGCGAGAACGCGGGGCCGCCAGGGTTCGCCGCACGATCGCCTGGGAGGTCATCAGGCCGAGTCGCGGGTCGTGTCGCCGGGGAGCAGGCGCTGGCGCGCGGCCGGGTGCGGCTGCCGACGCGGGGCCTGGAGCGTGTGCGGTCGCCGGGGGCGCGGGGCCGGGCCGCCGCCATCGAGGGTGCAGGGCGGTGCCGGGGCCAGGAGCGTGGGGCTAGGCCGTCGGGGTCGCAGGGTGGGGCTGGTGCCGGGAGGCGCCATGGGTGAAGGGCGGGGCCGAGGCCTGGAGGTGCCGGGGGTGCAGGGTCGGGCCACCAGGCGCGGTGCTGATGACGGAGGAGGTCGCGTTGCGGTGCATAGGAGCGTCGGGGGCGTGGGAAGAAGATAAGGAGGAACAATCATAGTCAACACGGTTTCCACCGCCCAAGGGCAACATGGACAATTTCACTGACCAGTCCCACCTGTAAGGGCTACCAAACGGCGAAAAACAAATAGAACATGGACGGAATGGCTTGTAAGGCAAAGAAGTTTAGAGCAATGGCACCTGTGTTcggtcaacttttttaatggcttatgtgtaattacaaactttttaaTGACACACATGTAAAAGGCTCCTCTTTCTGGGTCTACATACCAATCCAATAGACCTCTCGCGTTCATCCCTTCCGTTGCTCCGTGCGCCCGCCCcatctgctcctgctcctgctctgcAGCCCACCCTCCTGCTCTTGCTCGACTGTCTACCCCACCCGACAACACCGACAGATGCCACCAGCGCAAGGAGAAGCACAGGgcctgtaacacccttggtgttacattatactatttttgctaaaacactacatgagcatcatacttgtttgtGGGTGAGTGTAATATAGTAATGTACATAACTTGAAACGTTCGTCGGAAACAcaaaacaaatgttacatttcatgtcgctttgCACCGTTAGTATGCTAAGCAAATTTTTATcggacaaaaatgctatagaacgtctATGTGGAGTTTGATAAAGTTGTAGCACGTGCTtcgtaggtgacgatgaaatatgTGCGGTCGAGGGTGAGAACAGCTAACTAGTGCATCCAGTGGGTCGGAATTGAGACTCGGCGCGAAACCGTTCAAAGTTACGTCATCTCGCGTTAGTTAGAAATGGGTCGACGATGCTACCTTTGGCAAATTTTGTAGAACGATCGGCTTAGGAAGTAGCGCGATGTCATGGCTTCGGTCGATAGCCCTACGTACCATCTTGCGCATCGaacaactggtttggcatttggaGCATCGGGTTCAAGTTTTTGagctgctttaaaaagcgtgcacgacacATGGTTTAGCTTCGGGCGCGGTTGCCACCCTCTGCTTGGCCGGCACCGCTGCTGGCTTGTCAGCGTGTGTTGCCACGCCGGCCGTGTCCCGCTGCCGCGCCTGCACATGTACGTATGCGCACGGTCCTTGCACTAGAGGGCCAAGGCCACCTGCCACTGCGCGCTGGCCGCGGCTCCCGCCGCTGCTGGCTCGCTCAGTGCGCGCCGAAGCGTCGGCCATGTCCCGCCCATGAATGCACGTCGCGCGTTGGGTCCCGGCGCTACTGCCTCGGCTGTCGGCTACCGCTCGCTGGCACGCGGGTCGCATCGCCGTGGCTATCGCGCTGTGTCTGGGACGCCGACCGTGCCCTGCCCTGCTCTGCTCTGGCCGGAGGCGCACCGGGCCCTGCGCTACACGCCACTAGCTGCCTCGCTCAGCTTTGCTCCCGTTGACTCACCATGGCTGCTCACACAGGGGACGACCACCTGCTCCACCATCCCCTCGGCGTCACGTTGCGTTGTGTTTCTCTTGTCCGACGCTGCGACGCCGTACCGAGTTTCGTCAGCGTGCGGGTTTGGCCATGCGGACAGCCGCCTGGTGCACGTCCCACTGTCCCCCTTAGTTGTGTGTGCTTGTATTTTGCGTTGACACCCACAGCCGGGCCGAACCAAGCCGTGCCAAAGCTCCTCTGTCTTcgctgtcgccatggccggcgggaaCCCCACCTTTCCTTCAATTCACCGTGACCGCGGCACTATACTCCAATTCGTCACACCCTCAGCTCCGCTGGGTAGCTGGCCACGCAATCGGCCCCACCTTCCTGCGTGTACCATTGCACAGAGCTTCAATTTGTATCCACCACCCCGCCAGGTCCATAAGACCGGATGGACACGCACCGTCGACAAGCCACCCATTTCGAGCACCTAGTTGCAATTCCTTGAACCATCAGCCTAGTATTACCCTCCTGAGCACCCTGCGCACCTCAGTCGTAGCTTTATAGCAGTCCAGCCTTCCTCGACGTGGTTGTGCCATCATTGTGCGTCGTCACATCGTCGGTGCGCACGcggccagctcggctcgggccTTCTCCGGCCAGACCGACACCTCAAAGGTCTTCGTGGGTAGTTCCTTGAGTTCGCTAGCTAATTGGTTTGCTCCACTTTTGTTGTGGCTCATGGGAATGCACCCACCATTGCAGGTCAAGGAccaccgccggggagggagcTCGGGGCCATGCCGCTGTTCGCCGTATCGCCTCCAGTCCCTGCGCGTCGTCGTCAAGGTGACCATCGGTCCCTTAGTTAGGAAATGGTGGGTCAGGTGACGTCGGCATAGCCACCTAGTGCCGCGCCATCGCGCCACCGGTGCGCGCACGGGTGCTGGGGGCGTCGTCGCGGCAAAGATGGGAAAGGAGAGGGTGTTCATTGTAAAAATGGTGACTCAGCGTAATAGTGCTTGGGTTAGTTGTGCAAATAGGGGAAATAGCAGGGGCTTCTTTGAGATTACGCCTGGCGCGCGTGGCTCCGCTGTGGGCCGCCGGTGTTGGGCCGCGTCGCGCGTTACTGTGTGGGCCATGCCgatggccgcctgcg
This region includes:
- the LOC136497992 gene encoding copper-transporting ATPase HMA5 → MVATTRALLVSCFHGSGGGSEMSRRLSLRPRYPSMPRRPKGVALAGGGGDGDLEAAVGTGDQEEEEKVAVFSVSGMTCAACAGSVEKAVKRLPGIHDAAVDVLWGRAQVVFCPAFVSENKITEAIEDVGFEAKLIDEEVKEKNILLCRLHIKGMACKYCTSTVEFALQASPGVQRASVALATEEAEIRYDRRIISASQLIQAVEQTGFEAILVTTGEDQSRIDLKMDGVLDERLIMILKSSVEALPGVENIKFNSELHKVTISYKPDQTGPRDLIEVIKSATFGNVNASIYPEADGRYQHRYGEIKQYRQSFMWSLIFTIPVFLTSMVFMYIPWLKDGLEKKVINMMSIGELFRWILSTPVQFVIGRKFYAGAYKAMCRGSPNMDVLIAVGTNTAYFYSVYSVLRAATSENYMSTDFFETSSMLISFILLGKYLEILAKGKTSEAIAKLMDLAPETATLLMYDHEGNVVGEKEIDSKLIQKNDVIKVVPGGKVASDGFVIWGQSHVNESMITGESRPVAKRKGDTVIGGTVNENGVLHVRATFVGSEGALAQIVRLVESAQMAKAPVQKFADHISRVFVPLVILLSMLTWLAWFVAGRLHSYPHSWIPQSMDSFQLALQFGISVMVIACPCALGLATPTAVMVATGVGASHGVLIKGGQALESAQKVDCIVFDKTGTLTIGKPVVVDTKLLKNMVLREFYNYAAAAEVNSEHPLAKAIVEHAKKLHPEENHIWPEAREFISVTGQGVKVEVSDKSVIVGNKSFMLSSGIDIPLEASEILMEEEEKARTGIIVAIDQEVVGIISVSDPIKPNAHEVISYLKSMNVESIMVTGDNWGTANAIGKEVGIEKIIAEAKPEQKAERVKELQLSGRTVAMVGDGINDSLALVSADVGLAIGAGTDVAIEAADIVLMKSNLEDVITAIDLSRKTFFRIRMNYVWALGYNVIGIPIAAGVLFPSTGFRLPPWVAGAAMAASSISVVCWSLLLRYYKAPKIVGS